GCATCCCCACTCTTTGAGAGGAACTACCGTCTTATCCGGATTCTCTCTCTTAATCCTGTTCACGAAATTTATCTCGGTTCCGACGGCCCATTTGGAGCCGGAAGGCGCCTTTTCCACGGTGCTCTTTATAAAGGCGGTGGATCCAACAAAGTTTGAAAGTCGCACCACCTCAGGCGTACACTCCGGATGGACGACAACGTTTATCTCCTTTCCGTAAAGAGTCCTCACCGCATCCACATCGGCGGGTTTAAACGCTGTATGTACATAGCAGAAACCCCGCCAGAGAATTACTTTCGTGCTGCGCAGTTTCTGAGTATTTCTGTCAGATGCATCGTCAAGAGGGTCCCAGAGAAACATCTCATCATCGGCAAGCCCCATGAGGTGGGCCGTATTTCTGCCGAGATTTTCATCAGGGAAGAAGAAGGGTACCGCGTCCTGCGATAAGACATATTCCATGGCTTTTCTAGCGTTTGAAGAGGTGCAGACTAGACCCTGATTTCTGCCGCAGAACGCCTTGAGGTCAGCCCTTGAATTGACATAGACAACAGGGATGATCTTTCTCCCCGTTTCCTGCAATACTGACCAGGAGGCTTGCACCTCGTCGAGTCCCGCCATTTGCGCAAGGGGACAGAGTGCAGCCGGCTCCGGATGAAAGACCCTCTGTTCGGGAAGGCAGAGTATTCGCGCCATTTCCGCCATAAAGGAGACGGCGCTGAAGACGATGTACTTCGCATCCTGCTTTTTTGACGCGGCCTGAGCAAGCTGAAGCGAATCTCCGATGAAATCGGCGAATCGTACAATGTCGTCCTGCTGGTAGAAGTGGGCAAGGATCACGAGGTCTTTGCCGAGTTTATTTTTTGCGGCCTCGGTCCGCGCGAGCATCTCTTCTCTGTCCGGTGCGGCTTGCCGAGCATTCATGACGCACTCGCTTCGTAGAGCAGGCTGAGATCAAGGGCATTAAAGGAATGCGTGAGCGCGCCCACCGAAATGAAATCGACCCCCGTTCGAGCCACCTCGGCCACCCGCTCAAGGGTCATATTGCCTGACGCCTCCAGGGGAACTTTCCTGCCAACTAGCGCCACGGCCTGGCGCGTCGCCTCGAGGTCCCAGTTGTCGAGCATGATCCTGTCAACGGGCTCTTCAATAGCTTCCCTGAGCTCATCCATGTTCCTCACTTCCACTTCGACCGGGACTGCTGCGTAGGCCTTCACTTTCTTCACTGCCTCCTTGATGGAGCTGGCAGCCGATATATGGTTCTCCTTAATGAGCGCCATCTCCGTGAGATCTATCCGGTGATTGAAACCGCCGCCCATACGCACGGCATATTTTTCCAGATACCTGAGACCTGGCGCCGTCTTTCTCGTATCGAGAATCTTCGCATCCGTCCCCTGAACGGCATGAACGAAACGGGCGGTGACGGTTGCTATGCCAGACAGCCTCTGAAGGATATTGAGCGCAACTCTTTCACCGGTCAATATGGCGCGCGTCTTTCCCTCAATGAGCGCAGCCGTGTCGCCGCGGGAGATACGCTCTCCGTCCTTCTTCAGCGCACGGTAATCAATATTCTCGTCAAGCTCCCGAAACACGAGCGCGGCGTAATCCTGTCCGGCAAGGACCCCGTCCGCCTTGGCTATGATCTTCGCTCTCGACCGGTGGTTTTGAGGTACTACGGCGTTAGTGGTCACGTCCTCAACACCCATGTCTTCTTGCAAAAAATCTTTCATATCAGCGGCCATAACTGCCGATATTATAAGGTGCAGGCCACGTCCCAGTCAATGACTATTCCCTTGACTTTATGAGAAATTTTTACTATCTTAATGAACTCGCGGGGCCGTTAACTCAGGCTGGTAGAGTATCTGCCTTTTAAGCAGAGAGTCGCAAGTTCAAGTCTTGCACGGCCCACATTGTGTCCCCATCGTCTAGGGGCCTAGGACACTGGCCTTTCACGCCGGCAACGGGGGTTCGATTCCCCCTGGGGACGCTCTTTATCTGCTTAAAATAATTGAATTTATACCTGTTAAAACCCGCTTCTATTTCGCTTCTATTGCTTATGTTTCTTGACATCTTTCAAGTCCACTATGTTATCAATTTTCTGAACCACATCCATGAGGACATCTGAATAGGCATGGTAGTAATTGTCTGTTGATCTTCCATCCTTGTGCCTCATTAAACGCTGCGCGGTGAGCTTATCTGTGAGGGGTACTATCTGAGAGCAATAGGAATGTCGCGTTGCTTCATAGATCGTTACTCCTGTCTCTGAGTAGCGCTTCCATGTGTCCCACAGGAACCACTGAGTATAGGGCTTTCCCGTATTCTGATTGATGAAAAGAAAGTCATTCGGAAATTTTCCCTTTGTGTGCCGCTTCGCTATTTCAAGGGCAGCATCGTTGAGAGGCACCGGCAACACTTCTTTGTTCTTTGTCCGCTCCACGTAGCGGCTACCTGATCGTGCCCGCTCAACCCATACAACACGCCTTTCAATATCCACGCTTTTTACGAGGATAGCGACAAGCTCTCCCGGTCTTAACCCTGTCTTCATCATGAAGCGTATAGGATCGCTATGTTGCTGAGGAATATTCTTAAGTCCATATTCCTGGACGTCACGGGTTAGCGCCCTTCTTCTCGTTTTGTTTGCGTCTACGATCTCTGGGAAGATAGGCATTTCCTTTATGACACCATGCTTGCGCATCCACGAAAAGAAGGCATGGAGAGCGTTCATGATATTCTTTCGTGATTTTGATTTCAGTGGGGCAGCAGTTCCCGTCTTGTATTTGAGCACGTTCAGCTTGAATTGTGAGAGTAATTCAAGGTCAATCTCCCGCACATCGTAGTTTTCGAAAAAAGTATAATAGTTTGTTTGATAACTCTTTATGTGCCGGTAGTGTTCAGGGCTTAGCTCATCATTATTAAGTTCCTCTCGTTTCTCTGAGCGCCACTTGTCAAATTGTGTCCACGATCAGCGTAGGTAGTTTGCCATACCCGTACAAGAACACATTTTGTTGACTTCAGGAAGGAAGCCGGACAGTGATGTATTGTATATTGTACGTTAGCCTGACGATCGACCAATTAAGATCAC
The sequence above is drawn from the Syntrophorhabdaceae bacterium genome and encodes:
- the nadC gene encoding carboxylating nicotinate-nucleotide diphosphorylase is translated as MKDFLQEDMGVEDVTTNAVVPQNHRSRAKIIAKADGVLAGQDYAALVFRELDENIDYRALKKDGERISRGDTAALIEGKTRAILTGERVALNILQRLSGIATVTARFVHAVQGTDAKILDTRKTAPGLRYLEKYAVRMGGGFNHRIDLTEMALIKENHISAASSIKEAVKKVKAYAAVPVEVEVRNMDELREAIEEPVDRIMLDNWDLEATRQAVALVGRKVPLEASGNMTLERVAEVARTGVDFISVGALTHSFNALDLSLLYEASAS
- a CDS encoding tyrosine-type recombinase/integrase — translated: MREIDLELLSQFKLNVLKYKTGTAAPLKSKSRKNIMNALHAFFSWMRKHGVIKEMPIFPEIVDANKTRRRALTRDVQEYGLKNIPQQHSDPIRFMMKTGLRPGELVAILVKSVDIERRVVWVERARSGSRYVERTKNKEVLPVPLNDAALEIAKRHTKGKFPNDFLFINQNTGKPYTQWFLWDTWKRYSETGVTIYEATRHSYCSQIVPLTDKLTAQRLMRHKDGRSTDNYYHAYSDVLMDVVQKIDNIVDLKDVKKHKQ
- the nadA gene encoding quinolinate synthase NadA; the protein is MNARQAAPDREEMLARTEAAKNKLGKDLVILAHFYQQDDIVRFADFIGDSLQLAQAASKKQDAKYIVFSAVSFMAEMARILCLPEQRVFHPEPAALCPLAQMAGLDEVQASWSVLQETGRKIIPVVYVNSRADLKAFCGRNQGLVCTSSNARKAMEYVLSQDAVPFFFPDENLGRNTAHLMGLADDEMFLWDPLDDASDRNTQKLRSTKVILWRGFCYVHTAFKPADVDAVRTLYGKEINVVVHPECTPEVVRLSNFVGSTAFIKSTVEKAPSGSKWAVGTEINFVNRIKRENPDKTVVPLKEWGCREMAKLTGLRLLHVLESLVEGRPVQEVTVEAEVAQYARVALERMLKLT